The Antarcticibacterium sp. 1MA-6-2 genome has a window encoding:
- the trhA gene encoding PAQR family membrane homeostasis protein TrhA: MKTEPSPGYYPPYEEKLNIITHGFGFGLSILGLILLIVKAARLESSLLLVSFSIFGASMVLLYAASTFYHSATNPKIRYRLNILDHASIYLLIAGTYTPFALVTLSGWIGWTIFGVVWAMALTGIILKLFYTGRYNLLSTIMYVVMGWIIVFAVKPLISNLDMHGLMWLVAGGLSYTVGAGFFLLDKVRYNHAIFHLFVLLGSFCHFISIYFYVLPG; the protein is encoded by the coding sequence ATGAAGACTGAACCCTCACCGGGATATTACCCTCCCTATGAAGAAAAACTAAACATTATCACTCACGGCTTTGGCTTTGGTTTGAGTATACTGGGCCTTATCCTGCTTATAGTAAAAGCCGCCCGTTTAGAAAGTTCGCTGCTACTTGTAAGTTTTAGTATTTTTGGTGCCAGCATGGTATTACTGTATGCGGCTTCAACTTTTTACCACAGTGCCACCAATCCAAAAATAAGATACAGGTTAAATATATTAGATCATGCATCTATCTATCTTCTTATTGCTGGTACTTATACTCCATTTGCCCTGGTTACACTCAGCGGATGGATAGGGTGGACAATATTTGGCGTTGTGTGGGCTATGGCTCTCACGGGAATTATACTAAAATTATTTTACACCGGGCGATACAATCTACTTTCAACCATCATGTATGTCGTTATGGGCTGGATCATAGTTTTCGCAGTAAAACCGCTTATCAGCAACCTGGATATGCATGGTCTTATGTGGCTCGTTGCCGGGGGATTATCCTATACAGTAGGTGCAGGATTTTTTCTTTTGGACAAGGTCAGGTATAATCATGCAATCTTTCACCTGTTCGTGCTTTTGGGCAGTTTTTGCCACTTTATTTCTATTTATTTTTATGTTCTTCCGGGTTAA